CGTCAGGTCCTAACAGATAGCTGGCCGCTATGGCGATTTCCTCCGGTGGCGCCATACGACCGGCAGGTGAGGCAGCGATCATCGCGCGGTATCCGTCGCCGATTGACGAATTCAGCTCATGCTGCGCGAGTGGTGTTGCGATGATCCCAGGACTGATCGAGTTGACACGGGCACCACGTGCACCCCAGCTGATGGCAGCGGCCTGGACGCGAAGGTTGTTGGCACGTTTGGATATCATGTAACCAATCATCGAGTTGGGAACGGCATCGGGTTGCAGGAACGGCAGGGCGAGTAGTTCGTCCGCGGGCGTAAAGGCCAGTGCGTGCTCCTGTTCGGGCGGTAGCGCTGGCATCATGTGTCCGGCCATGCTGGAGATGATGAGGCCAGCACCACCAGGTGCGATGACGCGCTCGAACTCCTCGAACACGACAGCAGAGCCGTAAAGATCAACCGCCAGCACCCGATCTACTGGTGCCATGTTAGGCGACAGGCCAGCTGTGTTGACGACGCTGACCACATTCCCCAGCGCCGCTGCCGCATCGACCAGAGCCCGCACCGACTCCCGCGACGATACATCAACGGATTGCGTGGCGACGGCATAGCTGGCTTCGTCCAAAGCCTTTGCGGCGGAAGACAGCGTCTTGTCGTTGAAATCCGCAAGCAGGACGGTCTTTCCGAAACCCTGTCTGCGGGCAATAGCGAGCCCAATTCCTCCAGCTCCGATCACAACAACAACATCATTTTTCATTTGAGTCTCCTTTCGTCTGTCCGATTCAGCCTTGTTGATGATTTCAATCTACTCCCGAAAGATGGAGGACCGGTAGACTGATCCTGTCGAATTATTGCCTGATCCTGCCAAACATCGAAAATAGGTTGTAACGCCGAAAGGGGTTGAGTAGTATTTAATCAGGAGGCAGTTATGGAAAATACAGCAGATATGCGGAATATTGAGAATGGTAGTTCTGTTGCATCAATTGACACACTGCGTACATCTATTGCACGATGGACCGAACATGGAGAATTGCATACGACGGCCGTCCCGGGTTTGTCACTCTTTCGTCGGGATGAGCCCACAGAGCCGATTAGTGGTGTGTATGAGCCAAGTATCTGTCTGGCAGTTCAAGGATCAAAGCGGGTTCTTCTGGGTGAGGATACCTTTGTGTATGATGCGCAGCATTACCTGCTCACGTCGGTACATCTACCGATCATTGTACAGATCATCGAGGCATCACCTGAAAAGCCGTATCTAGGGCTCAGGCTGAAATTCGATCTGCGCGAGGTTTCGCAATTGATGGTGGACAGTAATCTGCCCCAACCACGCTCATCACAATCCAGCCGTGGCATGGCAACTGGCGAAGTGACGCTAGCGTTAGTCAACGCATTCATACGCTTAATCGATCTGCTTGATGATAAAATGGATATTCCGATCCTGGCACCTGTTATCCAGCGTGAAATCATCTATCGCTTATTGGTGGGCGATCAGGGGGAGCGGTTGCGCCAGATAGCAACGGCAGGGAGTCAGAGCCAGCAGATCGCCAAAGCAATCGGTTGGCTGAAAAGCAACTATTCCAAGGCCATCAGCATGGACGAACTTGCGGCGCAGGCAAATATGAGTACGTCGACCTTTCATCATCACTTCCGGTCATTGACTGCGCTCAGCCCGTTACAGTACCAGAAGCAGCTGCGCTTACAAGAAGCCAGGCGCCTTATGCTAGCAGAACGCATGGATGCGGCTAACGCTGCATTTCAGGTTGGCTACGAGAGCCCATCCCAGTTCAACCGTGAATACAACCGCATGTTTGGAGCGCCACCCTTACGGGACATCACAGCTTTGCGTCAAATGGTCCAATAGAGGAAGTCAAATTGGACAATGGCCGTTTTTCTCAGGAGAAACGGCCATTTTTACTGCATATTGCTTGTTTGTTTCTCTAATAAAATCAAATGGTTTGTTGTATTACACAATCAGCTCTCCGTCCTTGAAAATCGAGTTCGAGTCCTGTTAGCCAATAAGTTCAGCGACCATGGGACATGTGTGTCCAATCTTGCTAGGTTACCTTGGGCCTAATCCGATTTGGATCGTTGTTATTACCAATGTTGTTCGGTATATGGGAAGTGAGTCAACAACCGTCTGATAATACACTAATACTTAATACTGCTTGCACCTGATAATGGTTTCGTATAGGTTTGTGCTATGAAATTGTTAGGAGTTTATCTCACAAACATGAAATACTTTTTGCCGTTCGTCATGCTGGCGGCAGTTCTATTTATTTCCCAAGGGATAAGTGTACCTAATTTCCCCAATCCGCAGGAACCCAAGCTATCAAGTACACAAAAAGCCAAAACATCCAACAGCGCTGTTGTCAATACGCAGTCAAAACACTCCCAATACAAGACCGTAAAAACTGCCTCTTTTTTAGCTCTTTCCGGCAATTCGTATGATTTTAAGAATCTTGTTGACCACATTTCTCCGCCACAGAATGAATCTCAGACCTTTATTTCTGCTGTAATTGCATCTATTCCCGCGAGAGCTCCACCCGCTTAAACCCTGTAGTTTCCTCAAAACTTGATAACCCGTTAATTATCATAACCTTTGTGGTGCCATAGGCATTGCCATAGGCGATGAATTCTTATTTTTTGCCCAGTTGGGCATTAAAGCAAAGACTTCAATCAGCCTTTGGTTCGTGTGCCGGTCTGCTCCTATGCTGGAATCCAGGGTAGCCGTCGGCATTCATAATCAAAAGGAACATCACCCATGACCAATCATTCATGGTGCGTGAGTCTCATTCTGATTTTCGCGCTGATATCGTTTATCTATCTTACAGTCACAACAAAGGTGGTCTTTGACAGCATACTCAAGCGCTTTCAGGTCAAGCGGCTCAGCATATAGGAGAAAACAATGCAATTTATCAAAAATACCAAGATCGACTTTATAGGCATGAGAAAGATCACCTTCGTCATTTCGGCTATTATCGCCATTGTGGGGATCATCGGCATTGTACAGATATCCAGAAATGCCGCCAATATGGGGATCGATTTTTCAGGGGGGACATCGGTACAGCTCAAATTCAGCCAGCCTGTTTCTCTGGAAACGGCCAGGACACTTCTTGCCCGGAACAGCCTCAAAGAGGCACAGTTGCAGGAGATCAAAGAGGGTAACCGACTGCTGATCAAGGTCGGCAAGACCAGCATGGCGACAGGGAATGTTGCTGAGGTCATCAATGATGCCTTCAAGAAAGAGTTTCCCGGCAATGACTTTGTCGTAGAAAGTTCCACGGAGATCGGTCCTTCGATTGGCGACAAACTCAAGACGGACACCTTGATAGCGGTGGGGCTCTCCATGGTTGGGATTATTTTCTATATTGCCTGGCGTTTTGATTTCAAATTCGGTGTTGGCGCCATAGTTGCCACACTTCATGACGTGCTGGCAATGGTTGCCTTGTTTTACGTCATGAACAAGGAGATCAACCTGCTGTTCGTTACCGCTGTCCTGACGATTGCCGGCTACTCCCTTACCGACACGGTGGTGGTCTTCGACCGGATACGGGAAAACCTCAACAAGTGTCTGAACGAGCCAATGGAGCATCTGTTCAATACAAGCATCAATGAAGTGCTGTCACGAACAGTGATCACCTCACTGACCACCTTTCTGGCGGCAATATCGCTGTATCTGTTCGGTGGCGAAGTCATCCACGATTTTGCCCTGGCTCTGGTTGCCGGAGTAGTCATTGCCACCTACTCATCGATATTCATCGCGAGTCCGATTGTGGCGGAATTAGAAAGCCGACGGGGAAGTCCCATTAGGTTGAAAGAATCTCCAGTGGAAACGCAACAGACAGAAGTTGGGAGTCAATAAACATGCAGGCTGTGAAACAACTTACACTTTTTATGGTTATTGAGGGACTTTCAATATGAAATCTCTGAAGCGGGAAATAATTAACGTCACACTGATTGTCCTCGGGATCTTTTCGGCAGGCATGGGATTGAAGGGATTTTTGATGTCCAGTCACTTTATCGATGGCGGAGTTACCGGCATCTCCATGCTGTTGTCAAAGGTGCTGGGAGTCCCGTTGCCGATCCTCATTCTGCTTATCAATCTCCCGTTCATAGCTCTCGGCTATCGCCAGATTGGTGGCAGGTTCGCATTTAAAAGTACGTTGGCGATAGCCGGACTAGCCGGATGTATCGCGTTGGTCAAGTTCCCTGATATTACCCCTGACAAGCTATTGACAGCCGTATTTGGAGGTTTCTTTATCGGGGCGGGCATCGGGCTCGCGATAAGGGGTGGTGCTGTCCTCGATGGCACTGAGATCGCCGCAGTTCTGATCAGCAAGAGTTCGCATCTGTTGAAAGTCGGCGATGTCATACTGATCCTGAATGTTTTCATCTTTTCGGCAGCAGCATTTATCCTCGGGATCGAGTCAGCGCTCTATTCGATTCTCACTTACCTGGCTGCTTCGAAAACCATTGATTTTCTGATCCACGGCATCGAGGAGTACACCGCTGTTATCATCATATCAAGGCAGAGCGATGCGATACGGCATGCCATCGTTAACCGATTGCATCATGGCGTTACTATCTACACCGGTCGTCGCGGCTTGTCAGGATCGGAGCAGGATATTTTGCACTGTGTGGTCACCCGGCTTGAGATCGGCAGCGTAAAGCTTGTCGCCCAGGAGATAGATGAATCGGCATTTATCCTGACTCACCCTTTGGGTGACGTTGATGGAGGAATGGTTAAACGCACGGGTCTCAAATGATCACATGGCGTGGGCCGGTTGCGCGGATTTTTAGACTGCCCGCTGATGTTTTAGTTCAATAGCACAGCATGATTGCAGGATTATTATTGAAAGGACACTTATATTATGGACGCAAGGACAATATACATAACTGAATACGACGTATCGAGGCTCGAAGATCTACTGGAATTAGCGAAGGAGTTCAACTACCGAGACCGTGAAGATCTCAAAAAACTGGAAGAGGAGTTATCAGTAGCCAAGATTGTTGACTCGCAAGAAATTCCTCCGAACATTGTGACAATGAACTCCAAATTCAGGCTGCGCGACTTGAATACAGACAAGGAGATGGTCTTAACTCTGGTATTCCCCAAGGATGCAAATGTTGAGGAAGGAAAGATCTCCGCGGTTTCTCCTATCGGCACAGCAACTCTTGGTTATTCGGTTGGCGACACCATAGAATGGAACATTCGTTCAGCAGCAAAAAAGTTCAAAATCGAAGAAATCCTTTACCAGCCAGAGGCAGCTGGGGACTTTCATTTATAGTTCTTGATAAAGGATATTTCCCTGCACAGGGAGATTCGAATCTTTTGGTTGAAAGAATTTAGTGACACAAGTGGAGGAGTGATATGGCACATTTGTGGGGTCGCCCGGTCTGGCGACCCGATATCGCCATAGACCTGGGCACAGCGACAATCAGGGTTGCTTCCAAATTGCATGGGCCAATAGTTTGCTCATCTGAAACAGGTGCCATCTCTGCACTCTGTTCAGGTGTAGTTGTTAACATAGAAGCAGTGGTGGCGATTCTTGAGCCTATTGTGTCAAAAACAAGATCAATGGGGATCCTCCGCCCACGTGCAGTGGTGTGTGCACCAACCGATGCCAGCATCAGCGAGCGAGAGGCTATTATCGAGAGCGTTTCCAAAGCTGGCGCAGCGTCAGTCGTTGTCGTACCGGAACCACTTGCCGCAGCAGTTGGCGGTAAAGTCGATATTGCGTCACCATATGCGCAGATGGTTGTTGATATCGGCGAAGGGGTAACCGACTGTGCTATTATCAGGTCTGGTAAAATTATTGGCGCCGCAGCCGTTAGAGGAGGGTGCAGTGACTTACGAAAGGCAGTACAGGCAGAGGTATATCGACGGCGGAATTTCCGAATCCTCAAACATCATGCAGAGGAAATTTTGCGTATTGGGCTGGCTGATCAGAACTATTACGCAGGGAAGGCTCATCCTGTCTCTGAAAACACAGCCTCTTCAGTAGTGTCATTAATCAGCCGAGAAGAAGCGCGGCAAGTTGTTTGGCCGGCAGTCGAGACAATTACCAACATGATAAAAACATTTTTCAAGGATGTGCCGCATTCCCTCGGTAGTGAAATAATTGACAACGGAATCCATTTAACTGGCGGAGGCGCTCTGCTAGCTGGTATGCGAGGAATAATCCAGTCGGAGACGAAGATTTCAGTAGCGCCAGTTTACAATCCCCTAGAAGCTGTCGTTTTGGGGGCTCGTGCCATGCTTCCCATTGTCGCGATGCTTAATATGTGGAAGCGGTGATTTGGACTTCGACCCACCATTGGCACCCAAGGTTAACCCGCCCAAGATTGGTTTCAATCAAAAATTAGAATGTTAACGATGTAAGGGGTTGTTCAACGCCGATCAGGGGGCAAAGTTGGATGCCGATTCACAAAGGTCAACATACAGCACTAATTGTCACTTTATGCTTCCATTTTGCACTTGCTGTCACTAAATGCTTCCACACCTCTCTTTGAGGGGTGTAAAAACGTAGAAAAATCCCATGAATGTTGTCAATATATGCTTCCAATTGTTGTCACTTTATGGTTCAAGTTACAAATCTGTAACTTGAACCATAATCTGTCCGTTTTGGACAGTTTATACTTCCACCTCCCTTTGACACGTTATACTTCCAGTTTAATTGTGGACAGATATTTACAGACTTCAGGTGCTTCATAAAGAAAAGCCACCCCGAATCGGGGTGGCTTTTCACATTTTGTTCCGCAAGCGCCTCAATATAAGAAATATTAAAAGTTACGTTAGCAACTTTATGGCTGCTCTCAAATTCGTCGAGCTAAACGGTTTCTGGAGTACCCCTGCTATCTCTTTGCCAGTAAAGAGATTGGCAACATCATGCTCACTATAACCGCTGCTGATTATGACCTTTACTGCGGGGTTTATTGCTTGAAGCTGAGAATACGCCTGTTCGCCACCCATTATCGGCATGGTAAGGTCGAGGATGACAAAGTCGATAGTATTGCTATGTCGTTTATAGAGTTCCACCGCCTCAAGGCCGTTGCTTGCAGTGATAGTCTCATAACCGAGCATTTTAAGCATCTGAGTGCCAAGGTCCCGTACTGATTCTTCGTCATCAACCAGCAGCACTGTTTTTGTTTCATTGGTGGCTGCAACCGGTGCCTCTACACTCTCAACAATTATGGCCGTTTCAGTGCTTGCTGGCAGCAGTACCGTAAACGTCGTTCCCTTGCCCACCTCACTTTTTACATTGATAGTCCCCTTATGGCCTCGAACAATACCTAGTACAGCAGCCATCCCCAATCCACGTCCGGTGAATTTTGTCGTAAAGAACGGGTCGAATATCTTGGCAAGAGTTTCCGTGTCCATACCGCAGCCGGTATCACTGACTTCGATGCTGACGTAGGTATTTGCTGGCAATCCCGTATTTATCCATAAATCCTGTAAGAATCCGGAATCATACATAGCCTGAGCGGTCGTTATGGTAATTACACCTTGCGTATCGCTGATTGCCTCTGCGGCATTGATGGTAAGATTTACGATAACCTGTCGAATCTGGTTTGCATCGGCGAGTACAGGCTTAAGTGGCCGGGTAAGGTTAAGCCGAATGGCACTCCCAGATAAGGACCCTTCCAGCGATTTAACTGTTTCCTCCACCAGATGATTGATGTCGAGCGAATCGACGACAAACCTGCCTTTACCTGAATATGCCAACATCTGTTTGGCAAGCTCGGCTGCACGAAGGGAAGATTTTTCAATTCTGCGCAGATGCTCTGTGACAGGGGAGTCGGAATCGAGTCGCATCAAGGCGAGTTCCGTATTGCCGAGCACCGAAGTAAGGATATTGTTGAAGTCGTGGGCTATGCCACCAGCAAGCACCCCAAGACTCTCCATTTTCTGGGCATGAAGCAGTTGTTTTTCGAGCCTGAGGCGATTCTCTTCCGCCTTCTTATGCTCAGTGATGTCACGGGTTATACTCAGCAGTGAAACAATCTGATTCTGCGAATTTCTAAGGGGTACGGCATGAGTTTCCAGCCAGCAGTGGCCACCTTTAAGACCTTGTACTTCAAATGCCAGACTACCTGATTCTCCGGTAAAGACTTTTCGGGTGAGTGCCATGAAGTCGTCACGATATGCGGGCAAGATGAGTTGGCTAACATTTTGACCCCGAACCTGCTCCAGCGAATCTGCCTCTATCATATCCAACCCGGCACGGTTCATATTCAGGAGGGTCCCGTCTTCTGCCAACTGCTTTACACATTCGGGTTCGGTCTCGATGATAGTGCGCAGTTCTGCTTCACGCTCGGCAATCTGCTGTTGCACCTGAACTAAAGCACTCTGTCGGCGACCTGACAACCTGAAGAAGAAGATTGTTGTTGCTGTGAGCAGCAGAAAACCGGCTATGTGTGCATAGATGCTCTGGCGCCACTCGGCAATGACACTGTCGTAATCACGGGAAACAATTACCGCCAGTGGTGATTTTGGTACGTTGTGGAATATGGACATTTTGACGACCTGTTCGAGCTTGACCTTGTTGCGATGACGGGTCGTAGGCTGGCCGGATTGAATGTGTTCGGTATAGGCTATGCCTCCCTTAAGATTCTTCCCTATCAAGCTAGAGGAAGGCACTATATTGAGAATATCGCCGTTAAGGTTGATAAGCAGAGACTGGACTCCAGGCTCAAACACGTTCAGTTTGAGAGCATCATCGAAAAAGGAGGATTCCAGCGTGGCGGCAACTACCCCAATAAAGCGGCCATTGCTGTCACGAATAGCCCGTGATTGGGTAGTTGCGATAATGCCACTGCGCGTTTTAAAGGGAATTGAGATATGGTAATCATCTTTCTCAGGCGCATTTTTGTGAACTGTGAAGTATTCCCGGTCGGCAGCATCGAAACCAACAGCTTTCTCGTCTTTTGTGTGAACTCGAATTCGACCGTTGGCATCAGTTATCAGCAGACTGCGAATCTCAGGCAGTTGCCGTAAGTAGCCCTTCAATAAATCTGTCTGGTCCTCGACTGACATGCCTGGATGGTCATGTAAATCAACAATGATGCTCCCCATCATCAGGTTTACACTACGCAAAGCCCCAGAAATACGTGCTTCGCGCTCTCTGGCACGCACTTCCAGTAAGCGGTATTCCTGCTGCATGACGTTGCTGTAGCTGACATACGCATTCCAAGCTGTCCAAGTACCGACAACTAAAATAATGACCAGAACACCTACCCATAGAGGGACATTTCTACGCTCAGAGGAAGTAAGTGTAGCGTGCAAAGGCTTATTGGAAGTCGTTGTAGGGTTAGAAGATTCGTTCAAGCTCAACCTCGTCCGCTGTTCAGGAACGCAGATTCGTAGGCGTTAAGATGATTGATATATTTTCATGTGGCAATTATATCGACAATTTTCAATAATTCTGCAACTTCCTGAATAAATAATGGTAACGGGTTGATCTGGTAATTCACCTCTCATTCCCTCTACTACACATTTTGCCACCCCTGCAAAGGGGAAAGCTTATGCCTACCAAACCTTGCGCCAGGGGAAAACATGCGCCATCATCTTTCCGACAAGGTGAAAACATGATTTTTAATGGTAAAGTATAAGAACGTGCAAAGTTCCCAAGCGCAAAAGGGCTTACCATGAAACCTCATGAATGGAGTGAACAGTTGTTGGACGCCATGATCAATGCCGACCGCTCCGGTGCTGCGGAGCTGATCGGCAATGCTCTTGCGAACGGTATCGAGCCGCAGCAAGTGATTGCAGAGGTCCTTGACCCTGCCATAGTCCGACTTGGCCATTTATGGGAAAAGGAAACCATGTCGCTGGCGCAAAACTTTGTTGCCTCAAAAATAGCCGAAGATACCCTGCTGCGCTGTGTTCCTGATAAAACAGACAGCCTCTGCACCAAAGGTGCAATAGTCTTAGGCAACATCGAGGACGACTTCCACAGTCTCGGTCGCAAAGCCGTGGGGCTTTTCCTCTCCGCCGCCGGATGGGATGTTTATGATCTTGGCAATGACGTGCCTGCTGAGGAACTTCTGGAAAAGGCCATTGAAGTCAATGCCTGCGCTATTGGCGCCTCGGCCATGATGCAGACAACGGCGTTGAACATCCGCAAACTGCGTCAACTCATTGATGAACGCGGCCTGACTGACCGGATCAAACTGGCGGTAGGCGGCGCTGTTTTCAATTGGCGTCCAGAACTGGTAAGCGAAGTTGGCGGTGACGGTACGGCCAACAATGCCGTCGGCGCAGATGAGCTCTTCATGCGGTTACAGGCAGAGGTGATGAACAGGCAGGGCACACCATGAACTCCTATCAGAGAGTAATGGCAACATTAATGGGCCAACCGGTGGACCGCCTGCCGGTTTTTGCCGTATTGGGGGCATATGGGGCAAAACTCACAGGCGTGAACCTGCGGACCTTATACAGCGACGCAGCTGCATATTCAGCCGGTCAGGAGGCGGTGCTGCAGACATTCGGCTTCGACCTGGTAATGACACCGTTCATCTACACCGCTATCTCGGAAGCCTTTGGCGGGGAGACCGCCTGGAGTGAATCTCAAGCCCCCAACATGAAACGCCCCGGGATCAAAACTGCCGCAGCAGCGCTGTTGCATCCGTTGCCGAATCCGGAACAGACCGCCGGCCTGTCAGTTGTCCTGGAAGCGACACGGCGGCTGGCTGACCGCTATAAGGAACAGGTGCCGATCATTGCCGTGTTGCCAGGCCCAGGGATCATGCCTTCGCTGATAATCGGTTTGGAACAGTGGATCGAGACCGTCATGTTTGAAGAAGAACTGGCCGGAAGACTCCTTGACCATACTGCGCCGTTTTTTGTGTCATGGGCCAATGCCTTATTGGCGGCGGGAGCCGACTGCCTGGTGGTTACCGAAGGGACGGCAGCGGCCGAAATCGCGCCACGATCGCTGTTTGCCGAGCGGTTCCTTCCATATTTGACAACGACTTTTACCCAGATCAGCGGCCCCAAGGTGCTGCATCAAACCGGAGGCCGCATAACCCATAACCTGGACCTGTTTTCGGGCCTGGCCGGGCTGGTCGGTGTCGCCGTCGGCTCCAGGGATGACCTTTCCGAAGCCCGGCGGCTGATTGGCCCTGACATGAACCTGATCGGCAACCTGGACAATCTGAGCCTTCCGGCGCTATCAGCCGGTCAAATCTCGGAGATGAGCCGCTCTTGCCTGGATGCTGCCGCACCATCCGGCCACTATATCCTGTCCAATGCCGGGGCAGACATTCCACTGACCACACCACCCGAAAACCTGCGAGCCATGCTTTCAGCTGCTGCCGACTATTCGGCAGAAATTTCCGGCAACCGATGAACCCTCATACCATCTGGATCAGTTGCGGTGTAGTACGTGCCGAGATGGAGGAACTGCACCGCCGCGGGCTTATTGACGGTGAACTGCTTTTTCTCGATTCAATGCTGCATATGGATCCCCCTCAGCTTGAAACCAGGCTGACGGCAACCCTAGAACAACAAAAGGCTGGTAACGGCTGCCTGGTAATGGTCTATGGTGATTGTTCCGCTCACATGCTAGATTTGGTGCGCCGCTTCCATGTGGGTAGGGTCAGCGCCATCAACTGTGCCCAGTTGCTTGTCGGACGCGAACGCTATCGTCAGCTGATGCGCGAAGAAGCCTTTCTGGTACTGCCTGAATGGGCAAGCCGCTGGGAACAGATCATGAAGGATGAACTGGGCCTTAACAAGGCGACAGCACATGACCTGATGGGCGAGAATCGCGGAGTGCTGGTCTATCTGGATACCGGCCTGGCTTCAGTGCCGGAACAGCAACTACAGGAGTTTTCAACATACACCGGACTCCCCTGGCGCGTTGAAGCAGTATCCCTGGACACTATGCTTGCAGCATTAATGTCGGCCCGGACGGAAGCGCTTAAAGAGGAATCGGCATGAGCGTTGTGAAAACCAGCCGTGAATCCCATGCAGCATCGCAGTTGATGGCAATTGAGCTCATCTCGGGACTGCTGGTTTCCACCTCGCCACAGAAACTGGGAGAGGTCCTGACAGAACAGCTGCGGGAATTGAGCGGCGCCAAAACCGTAATGGTCCTGGCGCACCGCCCCGAGCCGGCGCCGAACGAATTGCTGCATGTCAGCCCGTTGCGCAGGGCAGA
This window of the Geoanaerobacter pelophilus genome carries:
- a CDS encoding YitT family protein; this encodes MKSLKREIINVTLIVLGIFSAGMGLKGFLMSSHFIDGGVTGISMLLSKVLGVPLPILILLINLPFIALGYRQIGGRFAFKSTLAIAGLAGCIALVKFPDITPDKLLTAVFGGFFIGAGIGLAIRGGAVLDGTEIAAVLISKSSHLLKVGDVILILNVFIFSAAAFILGIESALYSILTYLAASKTIDFLIHGIEEYTAVIIISRQSDAIRHAIVNRLHHGVTIYTGRRGLSGSEQDILHCVVTRLEIGSVKLVAQEIDESAFILTHPLGDVDGGMVKRTGLK
- the secF gene encoding protein translocase subunit SecF, which produces MQFIKNTKIDFIGMRKITFVISAIIAIVGIIGIVQISRNAANMGIDFSGGTSVQLKFSQPVSLETARTLLARNSLKEAQLQEIKEGNRLLIKVGKTSMATGNVAEVINDAFKKEFPGNDFVVESSTEIGPSIGDKLKTDTLIAVGLSMVGIIFYIAWRFDFKFGVGAIVATLHDVLAMVALFYVMNKEINLLFVTAVLTIAGYSLTDTVVVFDRIRENLNKCLNEPMEHLFNTSINEVLSRTVITSLTTFLAAISLYLFGGEVIHDFALALVAGVVIATYSSIFIASPIVAELESRRGSPIRLKESPVETQQTEVGSQ
- a CDS encoding SDR family oxidoreductase produces the protein MKNDVVVVIGAGGIGLAIARRQGFGKTVLLADFNDKTLSSAAKALDEASYAVATQSVDVSSRESVRALVDAAAALGNVVSVVNTAGLSPNMAPVDRVLAVDLYGSAVVFEEFERVIAPGGAGLIISSMAGHMMPALPPEQEHALAFTPADELLALPFLQPDAVPNSMIGYMISKRANNLRVQAAAISWGARGARVNSISPGIIATPLAQHELNSSIGDGYRAMIAASPAGRMAPPEEIAIAASYLLGPDAGFVTGSDLLIDGGVIAAMRAGKLPTPA
- a CDS encoding DUF1638 domain-containing protein; translated protein: MNPHTIWISCGVVRAEMEELHRRGLIDGELLFLDSMLHMDPPQLETRLTATLEQQKAGNGCLVMVYGDCSAHMLDLVRRFHVGRVSAINCAQLLVGRERYRQLMREEAFLVLPEWASRWEQIMKDELGLNKATAHDLMGENRGVLVYLDTGLASVPEQQLQEFSTYTGLPWRVEAVSLDTMLAALMSARTEALKEESA
- a CDS encoding cobalamin B12-binding domain-containing protein, translating into MKPHEWSEQLLDAMINADRSGAAELIGNALANGIEPQQVIAEVLDPAIVRLGHLWEKETMSLAQNFVASKIAEDTLLRCVPDKTDSLCTKGAIVLGNIEDDFHSLGRKAVGLFLSAAGWDVYDLGNDVPAEELLEKAIEVNACAIGASAMMQTTALNIRKLRQLIDERGLTDRIKLAVGGAVFNWRPELVSEVGGDGTANNAVGADELFMRLQAEVMNRQGTP
- a CDS encoding uroporphyrinogen decarboxylase family protein, whose translation is MATLMGQPVDRLPVFAVLGAYGAKLTGVNLRTLYSDAAAYSAGQEAVLQTFGFDLVMTPFIYTAISEAFGGETAWSESQAPNMKRPGIKTAAAALLHPLPNPEQTAGLSVVLEATRRLADRYKEQVPIIAVLPGPGIMPSLIIGLEQWIETVMFEEELAGRLLDHTAPFFVSWANALLAAGADCLVVTEGTAAAEIAPRSLFAERFLPYLTTTFTQISGPKVLHQTGGRITHNLDLFSGLAGLVGVAVGSRDDLSEARRLIGPDMNLIGNLDNLSLPALSAGQISEMSRSCLDAAAPSGHYILSNAGADIPLTTPPENLRAMLSAAADYSAEISGNR
- a CDS encoding ATP-binding protein; the encoded protein is MNESSNPTTTSNKPLHATLTSSERRNVPLWVGVLVIILVVGTWTAWNAYVSYSNVMQQEYRLLEVRAREREARISGALRSVNLMMGSIIVDLHDHPGMSVEDQTDLLKGYLRQLPEIRSLLITDANGRIRVHTKDEKAVGFDAADREYFTVHKNAPEKDDYHISIPFKTRSGIIATTQSRAIRDSNGRFIGVVAATLESSFFDDALKLNVFEPGVQSLLINLNGDILNIVPSSSLIGKNLKGGIAYTEHIQSGQPTTRHRNKVKLEQVVKMSIFHNVPKSPLAVIVSRDYDSVIAEWRQSIYAHIAGFLLLTATTIFFFRLSGRRQSALVQVQQQIAEREAELRTIIETEPECVKQLAEDGTLLNMNRAGLDMIEADSLEQVRGQNVSQLILPAYRDDFMALTRKVFTGESGSLAFEVQGLKGGHCWLETHAVPLRNSQNQIVSLLSITRDITEHKKAEENRLRLEKQLLHAQKMESLGVLAGGIAHDFNNILTSVLGNTELALMRLDSDSPVTEHLRRIEKSSLRAAELAKQMLAYSGKGRFVVDSLDINHLVEETVKSLEGSLSGSAIRLNLTRPLKPVLADANQIRQVIVNLTINAAEAISDTQGVITITTAQAMYDSGFLQDLWINTGLPANTYVSIEVSDTGCGMDTETLAKIFDPFFTTKFTGRGLGMAAVLGIVRGHKGTINVKSEVGKGTTFTVLLPASTETAIIVESVEAPVAATNETKTVLLVDDEESVRDLGTQMLKMLGYETITASNGLEAVELYKRHSNTIDFVILDLTMPIMGGEQAYSQLQAINPAVKVIISSGYSEHDVANLFTGKEIAGVLQKPFSSTNLRAAIKLLT
- the rnk gene encoding nucleoside diphosphate kinase regulator, which encodes MDARTIYITEYDVSRLEDLLELAKEFNYRDREDLKKLEEELSVAKIVDSQEIPPNIVTMNSKFRLRDLNTDKEMVLTLVFPKDANVEEGKISAVSPIGTATLGYSVGDTIEWNIRSAAKKFKIEEILYQPEAAGDFHL
- a CDS encoding rod shape-determining protein; translation: MAHLWGRPVWRPDIAIDLGTATIRVASKLHGPIVCSSETGAISALCSGVVVNIEAVVAILEPIVSKTRSMGILRPRAVVCAPTDASISEREAIIESVSKAGAASVVVVPEPLAAAVGGKVDIASPYAQMVVDIGEGVTDCAIIRSGKIIGAAAVRGGCSDLRKAVQAEVYRRRNFRILKHHAEEILRIGLADQNYYAGKAHPVSENTASSVVSLISREEARQVVWPAVETITNMIKTFFKDVPHSLGSEIIDNGIHLTGGGALLAGMRGIIQSETKISVAPVYNPLEAVVLGARAMLPIVAMLNMWKR
- a CDS encoding AraC family transcriptional regulator N-terminal domain-containing protein, which translates into the protein MRNIENGSSVASIDTLRTSIARWTEHGELHTTAVPGLSLFRRDEPTEPISGVYEPSICLAVQGSKRVLLGEDTFVYDAQHYLLTSVHLPIIVQIIEASPEKPYLGLRLKFDLREVSQLMVDSNLPQPRSSQSSRGMATGEVTLALVNAFIRLIDLLDDKMDIPILAPVIQREIIYRLLVGDQGERLRQIATAGSQSQQIAKAIGWLKSNYSKAISMDELAAQANMSTSTFHHHFRSLTALSPLQYQKQLRLQEARRLMLAERMDAANAAFQVGYESPSQFNREYNRMFGAPPLRDITALRQMVQ